In a genomic window of Thunnus thynnus chromosome 16, fThuThy2.1, whole genome shotgun sequence:
- the si:ch211-266g18.10 gene encoding axoneme-associated protein mst101(2) isoform X26, with protein sequence MTEGDKSGPSSAASEPNAAAAAPPASSEKPKGLGLLNKLRVSVELMIALAALLSWVVVGVVMFDFVEYKAVPDIQQIITDPVQAVNDAVDEVSSLLNKFQECAPDLSDPMSAATYAADEIAEAKDGFVRYFSDEEGNFYLSYVDPVIIGRRAFHSTNDLVCGVVGSIRDTLCAIMDTIIDIILAINRGIIDLGFIDPVVIGRNVFSVTNDTVGVIMGYIQDALCFILDSVLDIMKDVQHSVGFSPMAVLKRTAEITTEQINMLVSYFSTLLMGEQGILPEVSIDPMKVVEDAVLEVSDKKDLFMAYISSMFVGDQGEPLATPVVDVVTEKDEISPADINLVRRKGEFLPPFEKVTEIMHAAKHEAVPAPEISEAPDSKMEEEEETEVPTEADGKETEEDDVKHAGLEETELEPSLKDEEILDAADSEEEKQEEAKEVDAVEEEEEEEEIKTEEDGAHMENEEEQEEEKEEGSVDTEKEEEDFKIEDDDNEQEEEEDIKTEEAEVKEEEELEEEEEAKTAENLVEYSEEEEETKTEEEVVEDEEDGEEEEEDEEEEEAAKTEEDFVEDEEEEEEEEEEAKAEEDFVEDEDEEKIEETKTEDEEEEEEEEEEEDGEEETKTEEGLGEEEEEEEEEEEEEETKLEEVLGQDEEEEEEEETKTEDMVEDEEEEEEEEEEEETKLAEALAQDEEEKESEEEEAITEEDVVEADEEEEEEEETEAAAATIDKDMETRDYDHEDDKEKDLHGDEDTDVKDQSVKTDWDDQALEEEDYKAVEEEKEEEKEPSVQHLHLEILSAEQLNDDSLVSESDDEDEEETMTSPHVHDKDEHADIVDDHDENNNNSENGKTEPKRKRKVHIPAERVRRVGSRAAHKEEHKQHDKVLKDAKERHAIKEVKDALMKDLKATEIEKEEKKENKTKVEKTVAIKPKEEKPKKEAKPEVKPTEKIPEKPKEEPQKKKVPKPSKEKKEVKKPSKEEKKEKKHLKEEKEAKKPPKEDKEVKKSPKEEKEVKKPLKEEKEVKKPLKEEKEVKKPPKEEKEVKKPPKEEKELKKPPKEEKEAKKLPKEEKEEKKPHKEEKEVKKPHRVEKEEKKHLKEEKEEKKPHKEEKEVKKPHRVEKEEKKHLEEEKEEKKPHKEEKEVKKPHRVEKEEKKHLKEEKEEKKPHKEEKEVKKPHRVEKEEKKHLKEEKEEKKPHKEEKEVKKPHRVEKEEKKHLKEEKEEKKPLKEEKEVKKPHRVEKEEKKHLKEEKEEKKPLKEEKEVKKPHRVEKEEKKHLKEEKEKKPPKEEKEVKKHLKEEKMPHNVTLFKKEREDKKPSKEETAEKKHVEKKEVKKPLKEEKEEKEAKKPSKEEKEDQKPSKEKKIQPSKKEREDEKALEEKRKMKEKVQKPSEKEKELKKLPKEEKEMKKPSAEEKPHRKEKEPTKKEKEPTELHKEEKEPAHPKVVHELKKHLREKEEELLHPKEEREPKKPSKEEKEPEKPPKKAKEVTKPPKEEKVVAKPPKVEPEKISKEKKQPVSKEVKEEKKERHLKEEVVPKKPSKEEKEPSKHPKMEEKERKGPTKKETEPKKLSKEEDREELSKEKKEVKISKVVKEVKKIHKEEHEPKKTSKKETEPTKPSKEEKEVKKAPKEDKEPAKKKDIKTEAKPQKAARGIKVVKKEVASVLKKEHLNVTKAAVEYKKPVKVLKAAKKHIIPVLKKEHMNVTKTEGREVTKVKAKPEPPKTKKVAAPKEPKKESKQKIKRKPGKPDIDEVKEKKKTIPTKKETEVSKPKVKPTPVHKDAEVTKEKAKHAPSKKEVPKEKAKAAPAKKEAAAPKEKPEPVILKKGHGGPARNASLVKEKVKIVPMKKDVKVAKEKVKAVFAKTTAEVSKQKPKPVHIKRETAPLRIKPSLVVKEAGAPQKNVSLTKEKAKVVPLKKEAVLKEKAKAKTSQKEHEAKPVHAKKEPEATKEKPKPAHEKKAPSKSEETKKEKVKSLLRKKELETCKEKDKPAAVKKEDRVLKEIQESAKKEKSAEKKATKEEKVKAEPAVSDSFLMDEELPYFQCFFVDEDEAQFPFYAFSPL encoded by the exons ATGACTGAAG GGGACAAATCCGGCCCCTCGTCCGCCGCCAGTGAGCCCAATGCAGCAGCCGCAGCACCACCGGCGAGCTCTGAGAAACCTAAAGGTCTGGGGCTCCTCAATAAGCTGAGAGTGTCTGTGGAGCTGATGATTGCTCTGGCTGCTCTGCTGTCCTGGGTGGTGGTGGGAGTGGTGATGTTTGACTTTGTGGAGTACAAAGCAGTCCCTG ACATTCAGCAAATCATTACGGACCCTGTGCAAGCTGTAAATGATGCTGTTGATGAAGTATCCAGTCTGCTCAATAAGTTTCAAG AATGTGCGCCTGATTTAAGTGACCCCATGTCTGCTGCCACTTATGCGGCAGATGAAATAGCAGAAGCAAAGGATGGATTTGTTCGATATTTCTCAGATGAGGAGG GAAACTTCTACCTCAGCTACGTTGACCCTGTAATCATTGGCAGACGAGCTTTCCATTCAACTAATGACCTTGTGTGTGGAGTGGTGGGATCCATCAGGGACACACTCTGTGCTATCATGGATACTATAATTGATATTATATTGGCTATAAATAGAG gaATCATTGACCTTGGCTTCATCGACCCCGTGGTAATTGGCAGAAATGTCTTCAGTGTTACAAATGACACTGTGGGTGTAATAATGGGCTACATCCAGGATGCGCTCTGCTTCATTTTAGACAGTGTACTGGATATAATGAAAG ATGTCCAGCATTCTGTGGGATTCAGTCCTATGGCAGTCCTGAAGAGAACAGCAGAAATCACCACAGAACAGATTAACATGCTTGTGAGCTACTTCTCCACATTGCTGATGGGTGAACAAG GAATCTTGCCTGAGGTGTCCATTGACCCCATGAAAGTTGTTGAGGACGCTGTGTTGGAGGTCTCAGACAAGAAAGATTTGTTCATGGCTTATATATCAAGCATGTTCGTTGGTGATCAAG gTGAACCTCTTGCCACACCAGTTGTAGATGTAGTAACTGAAAAAg aTGAAATTTCTCCGGCTGATATTAATTTGGTCAGAAGGAAAG GTGAATTTCTGCCACCTTTCGAGAAAG TTACAGAGATCATGCACGCTGCCAAACATGAAGCTGTTCCTGCTCCAGAGATAAGTGAAGCCCCAGACTcaaagatggaggaggaggaggagactgaGGTTCCAACTGAAGCAGATGgcaaagagacagaggaagatgatg TGAAACATGCCGGCCTTGAAGAAACAGAACTCGAACCGTCACTGAAAGATGAGGAAATCCTTGATGCTGCTGACagtgaggaggagaaacaggaagaaGCAAAAGAGGTTGATGCtgtagaagaggaggaggaggaggaggagattaaAACAGAGGAGGATGGAGCACACATGGAAAatgaggaagagcaggaggaggaaaaagaggaaggaagtgTTGAcacagaaaaggaggaggaggacttcAAAATAGAGGATGATGACAacgaacaagaagaagaagaagatattaAAACAGAGGAGGCTGAAgtaaaggaagaggaggagctggaggaggaggaggaggccaaaACTGCAGAAAATTTGGTTGAatattcagaggaggaggaagaaacaaaaacagaagaagaggtggtagaagatgaggaggacggggaggaggaggaagaggatgaggaggaggaggaggcagccaAAACTGAAGAAGATTTTgtagaagatgaggaggaggaggaggaggaagaggaggaggccaaAGCTGAAGAAGATTTTGTagaagatgaggatgaggagaaaatagaagagacaaaaactgaagatgaggaggaggaggaggaggaggaggaggaggaagatggggAGGAGGAGACCAAAACTGAAGAAGGTttgggagaagaggaggaagaggaagaggaagaggaggaggaggaggagaccaAATTGGAAGAAGTTTTGGGacaagatgaggaggaagaggaggaggaggagacaaaaacagaagacatggttgaagatgaggaggaagaggaagaggaggaggaggaggaggagaccaAATTGGCAGAAGCTTTGGCAcaagatgaggaggagaaggagagtgaggaggaggaggcaatAACAGAAGAAGATGTTGTAGAGGCtgacgaggaggaagaggaggaggaggagactgaagctgctgctgccaccatTGATAAAGATATGGAGACCAGAGATTATGACCATGaagatgacaaagaaaaagatctTCATGGTGATGAAGATACTGATGTCAAAGATCAATCTGTAAAAACTGATTGGGACGATCAGGCTCTAGAGGAGGAAGATTATAAGGCAgtggaagaagagaaggaagaagaaaaagagccATCAGTCCAACATCTTCATCTTGAAATTCTGTCAGCTGAACAGCTCAATGATGACAGTTTAGTATCTGAAtctgatgatgaggatgaagaagaaaCGATGACTTCACCACATGTTCACGACAAAGACGAACACGCTGACATCGTCGATGATCACGatgagaacaacaacaacagcgaGAACGGGAAAACTGAACCTAAACGAAAGAGGAAGGTTCATATTCCCGCTGAGAGAGTCAGAAGAGTCGGATCCAGAGCTGCTCACAAAGaagaacacaaacaacatgataAAG TTCTCAAAGATGCAAAGGAAAGACACGCTATAAAAGAAGTTAAAGATGCCCTTATGAAAG ACCTAAAAGCCACAGAAAttgaaaaggaggagaaaaaggagaacaaaACCAAAGTTGAGAAAACCGTGGCGATAAAACCAAAGGAAGAAAAGCCAAAGAAGGAGGCCAAACCTGAGGTAAAACCTACTGAGAAGATACCAGAGAAGCCCAAAG AAGAACCCCAGAAGAAGAAAGTACCAAAGCCTTctaaggaaaagaaagaagtgaaGAAACCCTccaaagaagagaagaaggaaaagaagcatctaaaagaagagaaagaagccAAGAAACCACCTAAAGAAGATAAAGAAGTCAAGAAATCTCccaaagaagagaaagaagtcAAGAAACCActcaaagaagagaaagaagttaAGAAACCacttaaagaagaaaaagaagtcaAGAAACCTCccaaagaggagaaagaagtcAAGAAACCTCccaaagaggagaaagaattGAAGAAACCACccaaagaggagaaagaagccAAGAAACTACccaaagaagagaaagaggagaagaaacctcataaagaagagaaagaagtcAAGAAACCACATAGAgtagagaaagaggagaagaaacatctcaaagaagagaaagaggagaagaaacctcataaagaagagaaagaagtcAAGAAACCACATAGAgtagagaaagaggagaagaaacatctcgaagaagagaaagaggagaagaaacctcataaagaagagaaagaagtcAAGAAACCACATAGAgtagagaaagaggagaagaaacatctcaaagaagagaaagaagagaagaaacctcataaagaagagaaagaagtcAAGAAACCACATAGAgtagagaaagaggagaagaaacatctcaaagaagagaaagaggagaagaaacctcataaagaagagaaagaagtcAAGAAACCACATAGAgtagagaaagaggagaagaaacatctcaaagaagagaaagaggagaagaaacctcttaaagaagagaaagaagtcAAGAAACCACATAGAgtagagaaagaggagaagaaacatctcaaagaagagaaagaggagaagaaacctcttaaagaagagaaagaagtcAAGAAACCACATAGAgtagagaaagaggagaagaaacatctcaaagaagagaaagagaagaaacctcccaaagaagagaaagaagtgaAGAAACATCTCAAAGAAGAGAAGATGCCACACAACGTGACACTTTTCAAGAAGGAGAGGGAAGACAAGAAGCCTTCTAAGGAAGAGACAGCGGAGAAGAAGCATGTggagaaaaaagaagtgaagaaaCCTCtaaaagaagagaaggaggaaaaagaagcGAAGAAGCCCTctaaagaagagaaagaagatcAAAAGCCatctaaagaaaagaaaatacagccgtccaagaaagagagggaagacgAGAAGGCTCttgaagaaaagagaaaaatgaaggaaaaagttCAAAAGCCTTCCGAAAAGGAAAAAGAACTGAAGAAGCTTCctaaagaagagaaagaaatgaagaaacCTTCTGCGGAGGAAAAACCTCACCGAAAAGAGAAAGAACCaactaaaaaggaaaaagaaccAACAGAACTCcacaaagaagagaaagaacCAGCACATCCTAAAGTGGTACATGAACTCAAAAAGCATctcagagaaaaggaggaagaattACTGCAtccaaaagaagaaagagaaccAAAGAAGCcctcaaaagaagaaaaagaaccaGAAAAACCACCTAAGAAGGCCAAAGAAGTAACAAAGCCTCcaaaagaagagaaagtagTAGCAAAACCTCCAAAAGTAGAACCAGAAAAGATctcaaaagagaagaaacaaccAGTTTCTAAAGAggtgaaagaggaaaagaaagagaggcaTCTCAAAGAAGAGGTAGTACCAAAGAAACCAtctaaagaagaaaaagagccTTCAAAACATcctaaaatggaagaaaaagaaagaaaagggcCTACCAAAAAAGAGACAGAACCAAAGAAGCTGtctaaagaagaagacagagaggaactgtccaaagaaaagaaagaggttAAGATTTCTAAAGTAGTAAAAGAGGTCAAGAAGATTCACAAAGAAGAACATGAACCAAAGAAGACCTCTAAGAAGGAAACTGAACCAACAAAGCCTTctaaagaggagaaagaagtcAAGAAGGCTCCCAAAGAAGACAAAGAACCTGCAAAGAAGAAAGACATTAAGACAG aagctaaaccCCAAAAGGCTGCAAGAGGAATTAAAGTAGTCAAGAAGGAGGTTGCATCTGTCCTGAAGAAGGAACATCTTAATGTAACAAAAGCAG CTGTTGAATACAAGAAGCCTGTAAAGGTCCTGAAAGCTGCTAAAAAGCACATAATCCCTGTCCTGAAAAAGGAACATATGAATGTCACAAAAACAG AGGGTCGTGAAGTTACTAAGGTGAAAGCCAAACCAGAACCtccaaagacaaagaaag TGGCAGCTCCCAAGGAGCCCAAGAaggaatcaaaacaaaaaatcaaacgTAAACCTGGAAAACCTG ATATTGATGAagtgaaggaaaagaaaaaaacaatcccAACAAAGAAAG AAACTGAAGTTTCTAAACCAAAGGTCAAACCTACACCTGTTCATAAAG ATGCTGAAGTTACCAAAGAAAAAGCCAAACATGCTCCTTCAAAGAAGG AAGTTCCAAAGGAAAAGGCCAAAGCAGCTCCGGCTAAGAAAG AGGCAGCTGCTCCAAAAGAAAAGCCTGAGCCAGTTATCTTGAAAAAAG GACATGGAGGCCCTGCCAGAAATGCCTCCCTGGTGAAAGAGAAAGTCAAAATAGTGCCTATGAAGAAAG ATGTCAAGGTGGCAAAGGAGAAAGTCAAAGCAGTATTTGCAAAGACAA cagCTGAGGTTTCAAAACAGAAGCCCAAACCAGTTCATATAAAGAGGG AAACTGCTCCACTCAGGATAAAACCATCTCTGGTAGTCAAAG AAGCAGGAGCCCCACAGAAAAATGTCTCTCTAACAAAGGAAAAAGCGAAGGTGGTGCCATTGAAGAAAG AAGCTGTTCTGAAAGAAAAGGCAAAAGCAAAAACTTCACAGAAAG AACATGAGGCTAAGCCAGTTCATGCCAAAAAAG AGCCGGAGGCTACAAAGGAGAAGCCTAAACCAGCTCATGAAAAGAAAG CTCCTTCTAAAtcagaggaaacaaagaaagaaaaggtcaAATCACTCCTAAGGAAAAAAG AACTGGAGACTtgtaaagaaaaagacaaacctGCTGCAGTGAAGAAAG AAGACAGAGTTCTTAAAGAGATACAGGAGTCGGCAAAGAAAG aaaaatcTGCTGAGAAGAAAGCTACCAAAGAGGAAAAAGTAAAAG CAGAGCCGGCTGTATCAGACAGCTTTCTTATGGATG AAGAGCTGCCCTACTTCCAGTGTTTCTTTGTGGACGAGGATGAGGCCCAGTTTCCATTCTATGCCTTCTCACCATTGTAG